A region from the uncultured Macellibacteroides sp. genome encodes:
- the cdaA gene encoding diadenylate cyclase CdaA, translated as MWMNFGIKDIIDVLLVAFFLYQTYKLMKSSGTLGIFSGVVSFVVVWILTSQILEMRLMGAILDKFISVGFVVLIVLFQDEIRRFLLALGSHKGWKFLAKLFSNREDTGEREGKYIAPVVLSCMNMARKKTGALIVLEKEMDLAIYEHTGEMFNADVNARLIENIFFKNSPLHDGAMIISDNKIRAAGCILPVAQNANIPKELGLRHRSGLGMSLETDALVIIVSEERGRISVAHLGNLCVNVSAEELQQILSGEREVTNFC; from the coding sequence ATGTGGATGAATTTTGGTATAAAGGACATCATTGATGTATTACTGGTAGCCTTCTTCCTCTATCAGACATATAAATTGATGAAGTCTTCGGGGACATTGGGCATTTTCAGTGGAGTCGTGTCTTTTGTAGTTGTTTGGATTCTGACGTCCCAAATTTTGGAAATGCGCTTGATGGGGGCTATTCTGGATAAGTTTATCAGCGTGGGTTTTGTTGTCCTGATTGTTTTGTTTCAGGATGAAATACGCCGTTTTTTACTTGCTTTGGGATCTCACAAGGGCTGGAAGTTTTTGGCCAAGCTTTTCTCTAACAGAGAAGATACGGGCGAACGGGAAGGGAAATATATTGCTCCTGTTGTGTTGTCTTGTATGAATATGGCCCGAAAGAAAACCGGTGCGTTGATTGTGCTGGAGAAAGAGATGGACCTGGCTATTTACGAGCATACCGGAGAAATGTTTAATGCAGATGTTAATGCCCGTCTTATTGAAAATATTTTCTTTAAAAACAGTCCCTTGCACGATGGGGCAATGATTATTTCTGATAATAAAATACGAGCGGCCGGTTGTATTTTGCCTGTAGCTCAAAATGCCAATATTCCCAAAGAATTAGGCCTAAGACATCGCTCCGGATTGGGAATGTCGCTGGAAACGGATGCGCTTGTTATTATAGTGTCTGAAGAGCGTGGTCGTATCTCGGTTGCACACTTAGGTAATCTTTGTGTAAATGTGTCGGCCGAAGAGCTTCAACAGATTCTTTCTGGTGAGCGAGAAGTGACAAATTTTTGTTAA
- the folP gene encoding dihydropteroate synthase, whose translation MNRNKTLNIKGTLIDFKEPVVMGILNITPDSFFSGSRKQTEMEITERIETILDEGGKMIDIGGYSSRPDAQEVSPEEEMKRLVLALEIINRHYPQVTTSVDTFRAGIARECVEKYGVAIINDISGGELDADMFRTVSELQVPYILMHMRGTPQSMQKQTQYADFMGEVMLYFSEKIRTLNQLGVNDIILDPGFGFSKTLDQNFELMSRLDEFEIFEMPLLVGISRKSMIYKFLNLTPAESLNGTTVLNTFALQRGANILRVHDVKEAVDTVRMVSKLANIHK comes from the coding sequence ATGAACAGGAATAAAACGTTAAACATCAAGGGAACTCTTATTGATTTTAAAGAACCTGTAGTAATGGGAATTTTAAATATTACTCCGGATTCATTCTTTTCGGGAAGCAGAAAGCAGACTGAAATGGAGATTACCGAACGGATTGAAACAATTCTGGACGAAGGAGGGAAGATGATCGATATTGGTGGCTATTCTTCTCGTCCGGACGCGCAGGAAGTTTCTCCCGAAGAGGAGATGAAAAGACTTGTGCTGGCTCTTGAAATAATTAACCGTCATTATCCGCAGGTAACTACTTCTGTCGATACATTCAGAGCCGGGATTGCCCGGGAGTGTGTGGAAAAATATGGTGTTGCAATCATTAATGATATATCGGGGGGTGAGCTGGATGCCGATATGTTCCGGACTGTCTCTGAGCTTCAGGTTCCTTATATATTGATGCATATGCGGGGGACTCCGCAGTCCATGCAGAAGCAGACTCAATATGCCGATTTTATGGGAGAAGTAATGCTTTATTTTTCTGAGAAAATCCGGACTCTTAACCAGTTGGGTGTTAATGACATTATTCTTGATCCCGGTTTTGGATTTAGTAAAACCCTTGATCAGAACTTCGAGCTGATGAGCCGTCTGGATGAATTTGAAATATTCGAAATGCCTCTTTTGGTTGGAATTTCAAGAAAAAGTATGATATATAAGTTTCTTAATTTGACTCCGGCTGAAAGTCTGAACGGCACCACTGTATTAAATACGTTTGCATTGCAAAGGGGTGCCAATATCTTAAGAGTTCATGATGTAAAAGAGGCTGTTGATACGGTACGTATGGTAAGTAAACTCGCAAATATACATAAATAG
- the murF gene encoding UDP-N-acetylmuramoyl-tripeptide--D-alanyl-D-alanine ligase — translation MSISELYELYLHNPKVTTDSRNCSLGSIFFALKGENFDGNQYASKALRSGCSYAVIDNPEYFIGERTILVENVLKALQQIAHKHRKALGTPVIGITGTNGKTTTKELLAAVLSTKYNLLYTEGNLNNQIGVPLTLLRLNHQHEMAVIEMGASHPGDIKELVEIASPNFGLITNVGQAHLEGFGSFEGVIKTKGELYDYIRQTKGKIFIKKENEYLQSIARGIEQINYGADENSFASGCIVSSSPFLVFNWKQQGKIHTVETHLIGGYNVDNVLAAVAIGRYFKIPAERISRAIAAYEPTNNRSQFKETENNKLIIDAYNANPSSMKVAIDNFAAMDVTTPKAVILGDMRELGPSSEFLHAEIVNQIEAAGLDKVYLCGDHFSTTGTNFLHFKSIDELIAELTSNPLKGYHILIKGSRGMTLEKTLPLL, via the coding sequence ATGAGTATTTCTGAATTGTACGAATTATATCTTCACAATCCAAAAGTTACGACCGACAGTCGTAACTGTTCTTTGGGTTCAATCTTTTTTGCTTTAAAGGGCGAAAACTTTGACGGAAATCAATATGCATCCAAGGCGCTTCGCTCCGGATGCTCCTATGCTGTGATCGACAATCCCGAATATTTCATTGGAGAAAGAACTATTTTGGTTGAAAATGTGCTGAAAGCGCTTCAACAGATTGCCCACAAGCATCGTAAAGCTCTCGGAACGCCCGTTATCGGGATTACCGGAACAAATGGTAAAACAACAACCAAAGAATTACTTGCCGCCGTTTTATCTACCAAATACAACCTGCTGTATACAGAAGGAAATTTGAACAACCAGATTGGTGTTCCTTTAACCTTGCTTCGGTTAAATCATCAACATGAGATGGCCGTTATTGAAATGGGAGCCAGTCACCCGGGTGATATAAAGGAACTTGTTGAAATAGCCTCTCCCAACTTTGGGTTAATAACGAATGTCGGACAGGCTCACCTGGAAGGATTTGGATCATTCGAAGGCGTTATCAAAACCAAAGGCGAATTATACGACTACATACGGCAGACCAAGGGAAAAATCTTCATCAAAAAAGAAAACGAATACCTTCAGTCCATCGCCAGGGGTATCGAGCAAATCAACTATGGGGCAGACGAAAATTCATTTGCTTCCGGCTGCATCGTATCCAGCAGTCCGTTTTTAGTATTCAACTGGAAACAACAAGGAAAAATACATACGGTAGAAACACATCTGATTGGAGGATATAATGTCGACAATGTACTGGCAGCAGTTGCAATAGGTCGCTATTTCAAAATTCCGGCCGAAAGAATCAGCAGAGCTATTGCAGCCTACGAGCCCACAAATAACCGTTCGCAGTTCAAAGAAACAGAAAATAACAAGCTGATTATAGATGCTTACAATGCAAATCCAAGCAGCATGAAAGTGGCGATAGACAACTTTGCCGCGATGGATGTAACAACACCGAAGGCTGTCATTCTCGGAGATATGCGCGAACTTGGACCATCAAGCGAATTCCTTCATGCGGAAATTGTAAACCAGATCGAAGCTGCCGGATTAGACAAGGTATACCTTTGCGGCGATCATTTTTCCACCACCGGAACAAACTTTCTGCACTTTAAATCTATTGATGAATTAATAGCCGAGCTGACCAGCAATCCTCTAAAAGGATATCATATTCTAATAAAAGGATCAAGAGGCATGACGCTTGAGAAAACGCTTCCGCTACTTTAA
- a CDS encoding TrpB-like pyridoxal phosphate-dependent enzyme produces the protein MSTKKFLLQESEIPTAWYNIVADMKTKPLPPLNPKTKEPLNPEDLYPLFAKELVHQEMNQTDAWIEIPEEVRDMYKIWRPTPLVRAYGLEKALDTPAHIYFKNESVSPVGSHKLNSAIAQAYFCKKEGVTNITTETGAGQWGAALSYAAQAFGLELAVYMVKVSYHQKPYRRSIMQSYGAEVIASPSMSTRAGRDIITKHPNYQGSLGTAISEAVELAMQTPNCKYTLGSVLNHVMLHQTVIGLEAEKQMEMAGEYPDIVIGCFGGGSNFSGISFPFLRHKLTEGKDIRIIAAEPASCPKLTRGQFQYDFGDEAGYTPLLPMYTLGHNFAPANIHAGGLRYHGAGSIVSQLKKDNLMEAVDIKQMDTFKAALLFAKTEGIIPAPESSHAIAAAINEALVCKEEGKQKTILFNLSGHGLIDMAAYDQYLSGDLSNHELSDEEISQNLDQLEQIIK, from the coding sequence ATGAGTACAAAAAAATTTTTATTGCAAGAAAGCGAAATACCTACTGCCTGGTATAATATCGTTGCGGACATGAAGACTAAACCTCTTCCTCCGTTAAATCCTAAAACAAAAGAACCACTTAATCCGGAAGATCTTTACCCATTATTTGCGAAAGAATTGGTTCATCAGGAAATGAATCAAACCGATGCCTGGATAGAAATTCCGGAAGAAGTTCGTGATATGTATAAGATATGGCGTCCAACCCCCCTGGTTCGTGCCTACGGTCTTGAAAAAGCGCTTGATACACCCGCACACATCTACTTTAAGAACGAAAGTGTAAGTCCGGTTGGTTCACATAAACTAAACTCGGCCATTGCTCAGGCTTACTTCTGCAAAAAGGAAGGGGTTACCAATATTACGACCGAAACAGGAGCCGGCCAATGGGGTGCTGCTCTTTCATATGCAGCCCAGGCATTTGGATTGGAACTTGCCGTATATATGGTAAAAGTCAGCTATCACCAAAAACCATATCGCCGTTCTATTATGCAATCCTACGGAGCCGAAGTTATTGCTTCACCAAGTATGAGTACCCGTGCCGGTCGCGATATCATCACCAAACATCCTAACTATCAGGGGAGTTTAGGTACAGCAATTTCTGAAGCAGTCGAACTGGCTATGCAAACGCCTAATTGCAAATACACATTGGGGAGCGTGTTGAATCACGTCATGTTACATCAGACAGTTATTGGATTGGAAGCCGAAAAGCAGATGGAAATGGCAGGCGAATACCCTGACATTGTAATTGGTTGCTTTGGAGGTGGTTCAAACTTCTCAGGTATTTCGTTTCCCTTTCTGCGTCATAAACTGACGGAAGGAAAAGACATCCGTATCATCGCCGCCGAACCAGCATCTTGTCCAAAGCTGACCCGCGGACAATTCCAGTACGACTTTGGCGACGAAGCCGGCTATACGCCACTTCTTCCTATGTACACATTGGGACACAACTTTGCCCCCGCAAACATTCATGCAGGCGGACTTCGTTATCATGGAGCAGGATCAATCGTTAGTCAGCTGAAAAAAGACAACCTGATGGAAGCGGTAGACATCAAACAAATGGATACTTTCAAGGCTGCGTTGCTTTTTGCAAAGACCGAAGGAATCATTCCTGCGCCCGAATCATCGCATGCCATTGCAGCAGCTATAAATGAAGCGTTGGTTTGTAAAGAAGAAGGAAAGCAGAAAACAATTCTGTTCAACCTATCCGGACATGGACTAATCGATATGGCAGCCTACGATCAGTATTTATCAGGAGATCTTAGCAACCATGAATTATCGGACGAAGAAATAAGTCAGAACCTTGACCAACTTGAACAGATTATCAAATAA
- a CDS encoding DUF3836 domain-containing protein, with amino-acid sequence MKTSILRKSIFALVIVFAFGLFASATSPRNYLYDTKEVDGKIVSKVVFLQEEGLLNKEVKYEFSYNEAGKVSEKKAYRWNKSTENWDPYYLISYQYNQETGEINSVYGMWDKKKKDFSFNKQQLVTPASAYDSIFS; translated from the coding sequence ATGAAAACATCTATTTTGAGAAAAAGCATCTTTGCTTTAGTAATTGTTTTTGCTTTTGGTTTGTTTGCTTCGGCAACTTCTCCCCGTAACTATTTATATGATACGAAAGAAGTAGATGGCAAGATTGTCTCCAAAGTAGTATTCCTTCAGGAAGAAGGTTTGCTAAATAAAGAGGTGAAGTATGAATTCTCTTACAACGAGGCAGGTAAAGTGTCTGAAAAGAAGGCTTACCGCTGGAATAAGAGTACGGAAAACTGGGATCCTTATTATCTTATATCATATCAGTATAACCAGGAAACTGGCGAAATTAATTCGGTATACGGAATGTGGGATAAAAAGAAAAAAGACTTTAGCTTTAATAAGCAACAGCTGGTTACTCCGGCATCTGCTTACGATTCAATATTCTCTTAA
- a CDS encoding DUF2461 domain-containing protein yields MVSDIISFLSELQKNNNRVWFQENKERYDGLRQLFIQDVQKLIDRISLFDPEVSGMEAKDCLFRIYRDIRFSPNKLPYKNHFAAYIARGGRSSDRGGYYIHIELGNCMLSGGIWCPEPKLLKMLRKDIYDHMDEFAGILNDPTFKDSFPELEGELLKRMPVGFPADMPYGDILKHKDFCVASVKPESFFAGEDWIDRAIAEFQKLLPLNRFLNYTVDEFHEKS; encoded by the coding sequence ATGGTATCGGATATAATTTCTTTTCTTAGTGAACTGCAAAAAAACAATAACCGGGTTTGGTTTCAGGAAAACAAAGAGCGTTACGATGGATTACGCCAGCTGTTTATTCAGGATGTGCAGAAATTAATAGATCGTATTTCCCTTTTTGATCCCGAAGTATCCGGAATGGAAGCCAAAGATTGTCTCTTCCGTATTTACCGGGATATTCGTTTTTCTCCCAACAAACTTCCATACAAAAATCATTTTGCCGCGTATATTGCCCGAGGGGGCAGGTCGAGCGACCGTGGAGGTTACTATATTCATATCGAACTGGGAAACTGTATGTTGTCCGGCGGAATCTGGTGCCCGGAGCCTAAGTTACTCAAAATGCTGCGTAAGGATATTTATGATCATATGGATGAATTTGCAGGCATTTTGAACGATCCTACCTTTAAGGATTCTTTCCCGGAGCTGGAAGGGGAGCTGCTAAAACGAATGCCTGTGGGTTTTCCGGCAGATATGCCTTATGGTGACATTTTGAAACATAAAGATTTTTGCGTGGCAAGTGTTAAACCCGAATCTTTTTTCGCTGGAGAAGACTGGATTGACCGTGCAATAGCCGAATTTCAGAAGTTACTTCCTCTAAACCGCTTTTTGAATTATACGGTTGATGAATTTCATGAAAAATCGTAA
- a CDS encoding M56 family metallopeptidase encodes MYPEFIYFLKVNIALVLFYAFYRLFFYSDTFFNLRRGMLQTFLLMAVLYPLLDISGWVKEYKPVTEAATLYVAMLPEVFVNASKTPAVQAKDLITDLLLIAYWSGVVLLGIRFLVQLGSILLMSFRCKTTWINGSKVHLLNEQAGPFSFFQLVFVHPQSHSEKELEEILTHEQTHARQYHSLDVMLGELLTIVCWINPFVWLLKREVRQNLEYLADQTVILNGHDRKSYQYHLLGLANQKAAANLYNSFNVLPLKNRIRMMNKKRSHDIGRTKYLLFVPLAATLMLVSNMNAVASITPTDSQPRDTLMSEIVVTGYAPADQQQAANQQKKVAQPQKKAVKKGQLPIKEEKPRMLNGEEVLTVVDVMPMFPGGDKALLQFLAKNIKYPVEDQKTGTQGRVIASFTVDKKGNIVDPEILRGVSPLLDAEALRVISLMPVWQPGKQDGKPANVRYTVPITFRLQ; translated from the coding sequence ATGTACCCTGAATTCATTTACTTTTTGAAGGTAAATATAGCCTTGGTGCTTTTTTACGCTTTTTACCGGCTGTTTTTCTACAGTGACACTTTCTTCAATTTAAGAAGGGGGATGCTACAGACTTTCCTGCTAATGGCTGTCTTGTACCCTTTGCTGGATATCAGTGGATGGGTGAAAGAATATAAACCGGTAACAGAAGCAGCCACCCTGTATGTGGCCATGCTACCCGAAGTTTTTGTTAACGCAAGTAAAACTCCTGCCGTACAGGCAAAAGATTTGATTACGGATTTACTTCTCATTGCTTACTGGTCTGGAGTTGTACTACTTGGAATTCGTTTTCTGGTTCAGCTGGGAAGTATTTTACTGATGTCTTTCCGCTGTAAAACCACCTGGATTAATGGATCAAAAGTGCATTTACTGAACGAACAAGCCGGCCCTTTCTCTTTCTTTCAGTTGGTTTTTGTTCATCCACAGTCTCATTCGGAAAAAGAACTGGAAGAAATACTTACACACGAACAAACACATGCAAGACAGTATCATTCCCTGGATGTTATGCTGGGTGAGTTGTTAACGATTGTGTGCTGGATCAATCCGTTTGTCTGGCTTCTGAAACGTGAAGTCCGCCAAAACCTTGAATACCTGGCTGACCAGACGGTGATTTTAAACGGACACGACCGCAAGAGCTATCAGTATCATCTGTTAGGGCTTGCCAATCAAAAGGCTGCAGCAAATTTATATAATAGTTTTAATGTCTTACCCCTTAAAAACAGAATTCGTATGATGAATAAAAAACGTTCGCACGACATCGGCAGAACAAAGTATCTGTTGTTTGTCCCTTTAGCCGCCACATTGATGTTAGTAAGTAATATGAACGCTGTGGCCAGTATTACTCCTACTGACTCCCAGCCAAGAGATACGCTAATGTCCGAAATTGTTGTTACAGGTTATGCCCCGGCAGATCAACAACAGGCTGCAAACCAACAGAAAAAAGTTGCCCAACCTCAGAAAAAAGCCGTAAAGAAAGGTCAACTCCCTATTAAGGAAGAAAAACCCAGAATGCTCAATGGAGAGGAAGTCCTTACTGTTGTTGATGTGATGCCCATGTTTCCGGGTGGCGATAAAGCACTGTTACAGTTTCTTGCCAAAAATATAAAATATCCGGTCGAAGATCAGAAGACTGGTACGCAAGGACGGGTTATTGCTTCATTTACTGTGGATAAAAAAGGTAATATAGTCGATCCTGAAATTCTTCGCGGTGTTTCACCCTTACTGGATGCGGAAGCATTGAGGGTTATCTCTTTGATGCCTGTATGGCAACCCGGAAAACAAGACGGGAAACCAGCTAATGTACGTTATACGGTGCCTATTACTTTTAGATTGCAATAA
- a CDS encoding BlaI/MecI/CopY family transcriptional regulator produces MERLTMQEEEAMLYIWQTAPCFVKDILSKYDDPKPPYTTLASIVKNLERKKYVKAKRYGNTYEYNPLVSEAEYKRMFMSGVVSNYFENSYKELVSFFAKEQKLSADDLKEVIDMIEKGKE; encoded by the coding sequence ATGGAAAGATTAACCATGCAGGAAGAGGAAGCGATGCTCTATATATGGCAAACAGCTCCTTGTTTCGTAAAGGATATACTGTCGAAATACGACGATCCGAAACCTCCTTATACTACACTGGCTTCGATAGTCAAAAATCTGGAACGTAAGAAGTATGTTAAAGCCAAACGATATGGCAATACGTACGAATATAATCCACTTGTGTCCGAAGCAGAATATAAACGTATGTTTATGAGTGGTGTTGTGAGCAATTACTTCGAAAACTCCTATAAGGAGTTGGTGTCCTTTTTTGCCAAAGAGCAGAAATTATCGGCAGACGACCTGAAAGAGGTTATTGATATGATCGAAAAAGGAAAAGAGTAA
- a CDS encoding helix-turn-helix domain-containing protein, which yields MKPALRRVTRNPEYSFNVRKDIGPNTLYNLWHHHPEIELFLIRGGKGIQIVGDSTSNITEGCHMIITGPYLPHALSYERADEQKEVEAIVVHFFPDVLGTAFMDLPEMAPVKELFSLTTYGLSVKGETLAFLEKEMFTLYEADYSERLFILLKILHRIARDKEYDLIASKGFTNSFSISDNSRINKIYNFTFKNFQKDISITDVADQLNLSKESFCRYFKQKTGKTYVQFLMEVRIGYACKLLMENELNVAEVCYACGYNNASNFHHQFKEFKGKTPLQYQKDYLLATVTK from the coding sequence ATGAAACCTGCTTTACGTCGTGTAACCCGCAATCCTGAATATTCATTTAATGTAAGGAAAGATATAGGTCCAAACACCCTGTATAACCTGTGGCATCACCATCCGGAAATAGAACTTTTTCTTATTCGGGGTGGAAAAGGAATTCAGATTGTAGGAGATAGTACCAGTAATATCACAGAAGGATGTCATATGATTATTACGGGGCCTTATCTTCCACACGCACTTTCGTACGAGCGGGCCGACGAGCAGAAAGAGGTGGAGGCCATTGTGGTTCACTTTTTTCCCGATGTATTGGGGACTGCTTTTATGGATTTACCCGAAATGGCTCCTGTAAAGGAACTTTTCTCCCTTACCACCTATGGCTTGTCCGTAAAGGGAGAGACGTTGGCTTTCCTTGAAAAAGAGATGTTTACCTTGTATGAAGCCGATTATTCAGAAAGGTTATTTATATTGCTAAAGATACTGCATCGGATTGCCCGCGATAAAGAGTACGATTTAATTGCCAGCAAGGGCTTTACCAACAGTTTTTCGATAAGCGACAATTCGCGTATTAATAAGATTTACAACTTCACGTTTAAAAATTTTCAAAAGGATATTAGCATTACCGATGTGGCAGATCAGCTTAATCTTTCGAAAGAATCGTTTTGCCGCTATTTTAAACAAAAAACCGGAAAGACGTATGTTCAGTTTCTGATGGAGGTTCGTATCGGGTATGCATGTAAGCTACTAATGGAAAACGAACTGAATGTTGCCGAGGTGTGCTACGCCTGCGGATACAACAATGCTTCAAACTTTCATCATCAATTTAAAGAGTTTAAAGGAAAAACACCTTTACAGTATCAAAAGGATTATTTACTTGCCACAGTTACAAAATAA
- a CDS encoding sugar kinase, whose product MKKRIVTFGEIMLRLATPDNLRFNQSNQYIASFGGGEANVAVSLANYGLDASFVTRLPQNDIARACLMDLHKYGVDTSSIIYGGERLGIYFLETGAVARASKVVYDRAHSSIADIQPGMINWREVLKEASWFHWTGITPALSQGAADACLEAIQTANEMGVPVSCDLNYRKNLWKYGKTASEVMPALVAGCDVLLGNEEDAEKVFGIKPEGFDVSQTSGTVNAGEFESVCRQLQSRFPRAKKVIITLRGSINANHNTWSGVLFNGEKLFTAPSYDITHIVDRVGGGDSFMGGLIYGLLTYWGDDEKALRFAVAASCLKHTIYGDYNQVTVGEVENLMKGDGSGRVSR is encoded by the coding sequence ATGAAAAAGAGAATTGTAACATTCGGAGAAATTATGTTGCGGTTGGCCACACCGGATAACCTTCGTTTTAATCAAAGCAACCAATATATTGCTTCTTTTGGCGGGGGCGAAGCCAACGTGGCCGTTTCATTGGCAAATTATGGTTTGGACGCTTCGTTTGTAACGCGTCTTCCGCAAAACGACATTGCACGTGCCTGTTTGATGGACTTACATAAATATGGGGTAGATACATCATCTATTATATATGGAGGCGAACGCCTCGGCATTTATTTTCTGGAAACCGGAGCTGTTGCCCGTGCAAGCAAGGTAGTGTACGACCGCGCTCATTCTTCAATCGCAGATATTCAGCCCGGCATGATTAACTGGAGAGAGGTATTGAAAGAGGCAAGCTGGTTTCACTGGACTGGCATCACCCCTGCTCTGTCGCAAGGTGCTGCCGATGCGTGTCTGGAGGCAATTCAGACCGCCAACGAAATGGGTGTTCCTGTTTCGTGCGACCTGAACTATCGCAAGAACCTGTGGAAATATGGCAAAACAGCCTCCGAAGTGATGCCTGCTCTTGTAGCAGGTTGCGATGTTCTTTTAGGCAACGAAGAAGATGCAGAGAAAGTATTTGGCATCAAACCCGAAGGTTTTGACGTTAGCCAGACTTCCGGTACTGTTAACGCAGGTGAGTTTGAGTCGGTTTGCCGTCAGCTGCAGAGCCGCTTTCCCCGTGCAAAAAAGGTGATCATCACCCTTCGCGGCTCAATAAATGCCAATCACAATACCTGGAGCGGCGTTCTGTTTAACGGAGAAAAGTTGTTTACAGCACCCTCGTACGACATTACACATATAGTTGACCGTGTTGGCGGCGGCGATTCCTTTATGGGTGGACTTATTTATGGTTTGCTTACCTACTGGGGAGACGACGAAAAAGCATTACGCTTCGCTGTAGCAGCCTCGTGCCTGAAGCATACAATCTACGGCGACTATAACCAGGTTACTGTCGGCGAGGTTGAGAATCTGATGAAAGGGGATGGATCCGGACGAGTATCCCGGTAA
- a CDS encoding bifunctional 4-hydroxy-2-oxoglutarate aldolase/2-dehydro-3-deoxy-phosphogluconate aldolase — MARFTKIQVITAMSTTGMVPVFYHKDTEVAKEVLKACYNGGVRAFEFTNRGDFAHEVFGELVKFAQKECPDMIMGVGSIVDPATASLYIQLGANFVVGPLFNPEIAKVCNRRLIPYTPGCGSVSEIGFAQEAGCDLCKVFPAGNVGGPSFVKNVKAPMPWSMLMVTGGVEPTKENLSGWMKAGATCVGMGSNLFPADVIASRSWETITQYCREALDIIASVR; from the coding sequence ATGGCAAGATTTACAAAAATTCAGGTTATAACAGCCATGTCCACCACCGGAATGGTACCTGTTTTCTATCACAAAGATACGGAAGTAGCCAAAGAGGTACTCAAAGCTTGTTACAATGGTGGAGTAAGGGCATTCGAGTTTACAAACCGCGGCGACTTCGCCCACGAAGTATTCGGCGAACTGGTCAAGTTCGCTCAAAAAGAATGTCCGGATATGATCATGGGTGTCGGATCGATAGTAGATCCTGCTACCGCATCCCTGTACATTCAACTGGGAGCCAATTTCGTAGTAGGTCCGTTGTTTAATCCGGAAATCGCAAAAGTCTGCAACCGCAGACTCATACCCTATACACCTGGATGTGGCTCGGTGTCCGAAATAGGCTTTGCTCAGGAAGCCGGATGCGATTTATGTAAAGTATTCCCTGCCGGAAATGTAGGAGGACCCTCTTTTGTAAAGAACGTAAAAGCCCCTATGCCCTGGTCGATGCTTATGGTAACAGGAGGTGTAGAACCAACCAAAGAAAATCTTTCGGGCTGGATGAAAGCCGGAGCCACCTGCGTAGGAATGGGCTCCAACCTATTCCCCGCAGATGTTATTGCCTCCAGATCGTGGGAAACCATCACACAATATTGCCGCGAAGCGCTGGATATTATCGCCAGCGTACGCTAA
- a CDS encoding DUF3307 domain-containing protein: MTLALLFRLLFAHILSDFFLQTDKMNEGKNVSDNKRWLYQLTHSSIHAFVTYLFVSQWSNWIIPLVIFVSHFIIDSIKSSLKAKDIQAFVIDQVAHLLVILALWLYITDCDLWQELQSLLNVDNSMFWKLLIGYALMLKPSSLFMSLLLKRWNVDDSFNNSLPNAGQWIGYLERILIFTFIISGSLDGVGFLLAAKSVFRFGDLNKAKDIKTTEYVLVGTLTSFTIAILTGFIIK; the protein is encoded by the coding sequence ATGACATTAGCACTTCTATTTCGACTGCTTTTTGCCCATATATTATCCGATTTCTTTTTGCAAACAGACAAGATGAACGAGGGAAAAAATGTATCAGATAATAAACGATGGCTGTATCAGCTTACTCATAGTTCAATCCATGCCTTTGTTACATACTTGTTTGTTTCTCAATGGAGCAATTGGATTATTCCGTTGGTAATATTCGTATCACATTTTATAATAGACAGTATTAAAAGTTCTCTGAAAGCTAAAGACATACAAGCTTTTGTTATTGATCAGGTGGCTCACTTACTTGTTATACTTGCTTTATGGTTGTACATCACGGATTGTGATTTATGGCAAGAATTGCAGAGTTTGTTGAATGTTGACAACAGCATGTTTTGGAAATTATTAATAGGATATGCACTTATGCTTAAGCCAAGTTCTCTTTTTATGAGTTTACTTCTAAAAAGATGGAATGTTGATGATAGTTTCAATAATAGCCTGCCAAATGCAGGACAATGGATTGGCTATCTGGAACGTATATTGATTTTTACATTTATCATATCCGGGAGTTTGGACGGAGTTGGTTTCCTTTTGGCTGCAAAATCCGTTTTCCGATTTGGAGACCTCAATAAAGCAAAAGACATCAAAACGACAGAATATGTGTTGGTTGGTACTCTAACCAGTTTTACCATAGCCATTTTAACTGGATTTATAATTAAGTAG